DNA from Rubrobacter naiadicus:
CGGGCCTCCTTCGTGGAGCTTGCCCGCAGCCCGGTGTGAGGACCCTAGCGGAACCCCGGCAGGATCTCACGCTCGTAGAAGCGGAAGAAACCCTCCTGCTGCGGGCCTATCTGCTGGATGTAGATCTCGTCGTAGCCAGCCTCCAGGTACTCGCGGATCATCTGCCGGTGACGTTCGGGGTCGGGGCCACACGGGACGGCCTCGGCGACCATCTCCTCGGTCACTAGCGAGCTGGCCTGCTCGAAGTGCGCCGGGGTGGGCAGTTCCTGGGCGAGCTGCCCGGGGAGCTGTTCGTTGGGCCACAGCCGATGGGCCGTCCTGCGAGCCTCCTTCTCGTCCTCGTCCCAGCAGACCTTCGCCCCGCCGTGGGCCGGTTTGTCCGCGCCGCCCGAGGAGCGGAAGAGCGAGACCAGATCCCCCTCCGGGGAGGCACCGCAGTAGCCGTCACCGATCTGCCCGCGAGCTGGGCCGAGGCTTCACCGAACCCCGAGACGAGGATCTTCGGCGGCTCGTCGGGGAGGGTGTAGAGGTGGGCGTTCTCGACGGTATAGTATCTTCCGTGGTGATCCTTGACACCTCCTTCCCAGAGGAGGCGTATCACCTCGATGGCCTCCTCCAGCATCTCCAGCCGTACGTCGGCGGGGGGCCAGCGGTCGCCGAGGATGTGCTCGTTCAGGTTCTCGCCGCTTCCCACGCCGAGGGAGAACCTGCCCTTCAGCATCACCTGGGAGGTCGCGGCGGCCTGGGCTATTATGGCCGGATGGATGCGCATCGTGGGGCAGGTCACGCCGGTGGTGACCGGCAGAGAGGTCGCCTGCGAGAGCGCTCCGATCACCGACCACACGAACGGACTGTTGCCCTGCTCGGAGTTCCAGGGGTGGTAGTGGTCGCTGATCCAGAGCCCCTCGAAGCCCGCCTCCTCGGCCATCCTCGCCTGCTCGAGAAGCTCGGCGGGACCGAATTCCTCACAGGAGAGGAAGTATCCTATCTTCGCCATACCTTTTCTCTCTTTTCGCTCGCGGACGTGTCCTTTGCTTACCCTCCGGGGCGCCGCTCCAACCACACATCTTCCGCGGCTTGCGGCGCATCCGGTGGTACTTTAGGCTGGAGAACATGGCGACCGAGATGACCGAGGAGTTGTCCACCGGTATCCTGCTGCGGGAAGATGCATACACCATGAAGGGGCGGGTCTGGCCCGACCTGAGAGACGTGCGTGGAAAGGTGTGGCTGGGGTGATGAGGGACTCGGATCTCGCGGGGACGGGGAGCAGGCCGGCCCGCTACTGGCTCGTGGTGAACGAGGAGGGGGACGTCATGCGTCCGCTCACCCTGGACGCCTCCGGTAAAGAAGCCCTGCCGGTCTTCAGCTTCGAGGAGGAGGCCGAGATGTTCCTCTGGCGTGCCGGGCTCGAGGATGGATGGCACACCAGGGAGAGCGGGGCGGAGGAACTGAGGGTGTTGTTGCAGGAGGGCGATGGGATCGGGCTCGTCGCCCTCGACCCCCTGCCCGAGATGATAAGCACCTCCACGGTCGAGCTGGTGTGTGTCAGCGCGGAGCGCTTCGTGGAGCGTCTTCGCAGGAGAGGGCGCAGCCCGGAGGGGAGAGGGGCCTCTTGAGCGGTCGGCGCGGCGACGAAGGAGAGATGCCAGGAGAGGCGTTGAGACGCGGCATCTTTTCCTCCCGCTTCACGCGCGGGGCACCTCTGGCCGTCATCATGGTCGTGGTACTGCTCGCCGCCTACCAGGTGCTGCCGGTCCTGAAGGTCATAGTGGTCGCGATGCTCGTCGCGCTGGTGCTCAGGACGATCGTCAACGCCCTCGAGGATCTCGGCGCCCCGCCGCTGGTCTCGGTCCTGATCTTGATCCTGATCATCGCCGGGCTCGGCGCGCTCGTCGTGCTGTTCGTCGTTCCGAACCTGGTGCGCGAGGTGCAGACCCTGATCTCGAGCCGGGGGCCCGGCACCCTCAACTCGCTCGAGAACCTGCTGAACAACCTCCCGTTCTCCTTCGACACCTCGCGTTTGCTCGAGCGTCTGCAGAGCTCGCTCTCGGGCATCGTAGGTTCCGTCCCGAGCCTCATCAGCACGGCGACCTCGTTCGTGGTGGCGGTCATAGGGACCGCATTCCTCTCGATCTACTTCGCGATAAGCCCGCGCACCTACGTCTCGGGTGTCCTGAGGATCGTGCCCCGCGAGCACCGGCGGGAGGTCGAGGCTTTCATCTACCGGGTGGGAGATCGGCTGAGGGGGTGGGTCGTAGGCACGGTGATAATCGCGAGCTTCATCGGCGTGGGGGGCGGGGTGGGCCTCTGGATACTGGGCGTCCCCCTCGCCCTCACCTTCGGCATCCTGGCCGGCCTT
Protein-coding regions in this window:
- a CDS encoding AI-2E family transporter, whose translation is MSGRRGDEGEMPGEALRRGIFSSRFTRGAPLAVIMVVVLLAAYQVLPVLKVIVVAMLVALVLRTIVNALEDLGAPPLVSVLILILIIAGLGALVVLFVVPNLVREVQTLISSRGPGTLNSLENLLNNLPFSFDTSRLLERLQSSLSGIVGSVPSLISTATSFVVAVIGTAFLSIYFAISPRTYVSGVLRIVPREHRREVEAFIYRVGDRLRGWVVGTVIIASFIGVGGGVGLWILGVPLALTFGILAGLLDIIPFFGSILGGLLPALLALTISPVKALEVVVLFFILNQIEGNLLQPRVMGQQIKLPEGVIIVSFLVMGTLIGPVVGTLIAVPTAVLVGVILDELTDPVEEASGEEEAGEAVKPSSGEGP